The stretch of DNA GAATTATGTTTGTGATTACAGCGATTGTCATTGATCTGCTGGTCGGCGACCCGCGCGGCATTCCGCATCCGGTGATTGGGATAGGAAAGATCATATCGGCCACGGAATCGGCCCTGCGGAAATGGGGAACTGGGCGAGCGAGGGAGAGAGCGCTTGGCGTACTCCTTGTCCTGGTGGTGTTGTCCGCCGTGTACGCCGCCGCTTTCCTGATTTTGTGGCTCGCCGGACTCATACACCCTATATTCCGGTCATTAGCGGAAGTCTGGCTGATTTCAACCACGATTGCCATCAAAGGCCTGGGTGACGCGGCCATGCAGGTATTCCGCCCTTTAGCCAAGGGTGATTTGGACAGCGCCAGAACCTATGTCGGCTACATTGTGGGCAGGGAAACGCATGCTTTATCGGAACGGGAAGTCACGAGAGCCACAGTAGAGACGGTTGCGGAGAATATTGTCGATGCTGTGGTTGCTCCCTTATTTTACGCGCTGCTCGGCGGGGCTCCCCTGGCTCTACTCTACCGTGCGGTGAATACGCTGGATTCGATGGTCGGCTACAAGAACGATAAATACCGTTATTTCGGCTGGGCTTCCGCCCGGCTTGACGATGTGCTGAACTATATCCCTGCCAGAATAACGGGGCTGCTGCTCTGGGCTGCGGCGCTTACGACGAAAGGGCTGAATGCCGGAAGGGCCTGGCAGGCCATGCGGCGCGATGCCGCGAAGCATCCGAGCCCAAACAGCGGTATCCCTGAGGCTGCGGTTGCCGGAGCGCTGGGAATTCAGCTTGGCGGGTTCAATAGCTATGGCGGCATTGTATCGGAGAGAGCCAGAATGGGAACCGCCATTAGGGAATTGGCAGCGGAAGATATCCGGCAGACGATAAAGATTCTAAGGCTGACCGCGGCACTCATCATGATCTTATTGCTACTCGCGGCGGGAAGCCTTTTTATTGGAGAGATAAAATGAGACAATGGCTGATTTCTTTGATAGTGGCGTTCCAGTTTCTTACCCGGCTTCCGATTCCCGTTCAAGTGGAATATGACAAGCGCTATGTGAGCCGGAGCGTGTTGTTTTATCCGGTTGTGGGGTTTGTTATCGGCTTTATTCTTTATCTGGCTTTGGTGGTGCTGTCATCCGGCTCGGCTCCTCTCGATGCGGCTGTAGTGCTGCTCATTTGGACCCTTCTGACCGGAGGTCTGCATTTGGACGGTTTGATGGATACGGCGGACGGACTCGGAAGCCATCGGCCGCGTGAGCAGATGCTGGCGATCATGAAGGACAGCCGTGTCGGCGCAATGGGTGTTTTGGCGGCGTTCTTCGTGCTGTTAGTGAAATGGGCTTCCCTTTGGACTCTGCTTGACAGACTGCGGCAGGGCTCGATATCCGGGAGCATGCTGCTCTGCTTGCTGCTGACCATTCCGGCCGTAAGCCGGGGGGCTATGGTGGCTGCCATTATCCGGCGGCCATATATTGGAGGGGAGCAAGGCATGGGAGGGCTGTTCCAGGAAGCCCGTGCCGGTTATCTTGCAGGAGCCATACTGCTGCTGCTGTTCCCGGTTATTCTCCAGCCTTCCTACGGATGGTTCTGGCTTTCCGGCATTCAGGCCGCAGCCGCCTGGCTGTGCGTCAGTCATTTTGTCCGGAGGCTTGGAGGTTTAACCGGGGATACGTATGGAGCTTTAAACGAGCTGGTAGAGACTGCGGGTCTCCTGGCTGCGGTATATATCTTGTTCTAATAATAGGAGGGAAAGGCATGCTTGAGCGAAACGGCCATGGAGGGGACTTGACTACAGCGGTTGAACTGTTCGGAGTTCCTGCCCGGGAAATGCTGGATTTCAGCGCGAATATTAATCCGCTAGGACCGCCGCCGGGGTTAAAGGATGTCCTTCATAAGGAATGGACGGGGCTGGTTCACTATCCTGACCCTGAATCCCGGGAACTGCGAACAGCCATTTCGCAAAAATACAATATTGAGCCCGCGTCCATTCTGGTTGGCAACGGGGCCGCCGAAGTCATTGATTTGATCGTGCGAGGGTTTAAGCCGGGGAGAGTGGCGGTGGTCGATCCGGCGTTCCTGGAATATGCCGAAGCTGCGTTAAAAGCCGGCGCCGAAGTTCTATCCGTTCCTGCCTCTGCGGACGACGGCTTCGCCATTCCCGAGGAAGCGCTGCTCGCCGCTTGCGAAGAAGCGGACCTGCTGTTTATTGGCCAGCCCAACAATCCTACGGGACAGTGGCTGAGCAGGGAAGCCGTGGTTCGTCTTGCGGACACAGCCATAGCGCATAATACCATACTCGTGCTCGACGAGGCGTTCATTGACTTTTTCGAGGACGAGAAAGAGCTGTCTTTCATCCGCGAGGCGGCATTTTCCAGGCATGTAATCGTTATTCGGTCCATGACCAAATTTTACGGTATTCCCGGATTGCGCCTTGGCTACGCCGCCTCCCATCCGGACAATATCTCGTTCATTCGGAAGCTTCAGGTGCCTTGGAGCGTTAATCATTTGGCGCAAAAGGCTGGAGTGTTCGCATTAAACCAGACCGAATACGAAACGCGCACGAAGCGGCTCGTCGCCGTGGAGCGGGCTTGGCTTGAAGAGGAATTAAAGCGAATCGGTTGTCTGCCGTATCCAGGAAAAGCTAATTTCATGCTGGTCCGCACCGCTGCGTCCGGACCGGATGCTTCGGAGCTCCAGCTCACACTGGGGCGGCAGGGCATTCTGATTCGCGGGTGCACAGGCTTTACCGGTCTGGATACGCGATACTTTCGTATTGCGGTTAGAACATGTATGGAGAATGAACGCTTGATTGCCGCGCTTCGGAACACTCTCTGCAATCGGCAGGGAGCGGAGGGGACAGATTGGACGTCCCGCTGACCAAGATTATATTTGCCAGGCATGGAGCTACGGATTGGAATACGCAGCGGCGCTACATAGGACATACCGATCTGCCGTTAAATGAGCTGGGCAGGAATCAGGCGAAGGAACTCGGCAGCGCATTGGCGCGCTTCCGTTTGGATGCCATTTATTGCAGCGATCTGCGGAGAGCCCGCGAGACAGCCGCTGAAGTGCAGCGGGCGGTATTTGAAGCGGGGCGAAGCCGTCCTCCGATCATTTCGGATGCAAGACTAAGAGAAACGGATTTCGGCTGGATTGAAGGATTGACTTATGAAGAAGCGATGGCCCGCTTTCCCGAAGAAATGACCCGGTGGTACGAGCAGATGGAGATGCAGACCCCGCCCGGCGGGAAAGAATCACTGTCCGAAGTCCGCAGCCGGGTGTGCCATTTTATGAAGGAAGTGAGCGGGCAGGATTACAGCAAGATAGTAATTGTTACCCATGGCGGAGTCATTAATTCATGGCTCGCGCATATCGGGAAGAAGCCATTCTGGGAGAATCCCCTTAAGCATGGGGAGTGGACTGAATGCGATGGTCAAGAGGTGAGGGAAACTGAGTAAAGCGAAAACGATCATGTTCCAGGGAACGGCGTCCGACGTAGGCAAAAGCATCATCACCACGGCGGTCTGCCGAATTTTTTATCAGGACGGATTTAAGACGGCGCCCTACAAATCTCAAAATATGGCATTGAACTCCTATGTTACCTTGTGCGGCAAAGAGATCGGCCGGGCGCAGGGCGTTCAGGCGGAAGCCTGCGGGATTACGGCTACAACGGACATGAACCCCATTCTTATCAAACCGACAAGGGATATGACCGCCCAGGTTGTCGTTCACGGCAGGCCGCATGCGGAAATGAGCGCCCGGCGCTACCGCGAGGAGTACTTGCCCATAGCGGGTACAATTGTACGGGACGCTCTTGACCGTTTGAAGTCTGAGTATGATGTGATTGTGATCGAAGGGGCGGGAAGCCCGGCGGAAATCAATTTGAAGGACCGGGATATTGTCAATATGCGTCTGGCTGCGTGGGCGGATGCTCCAGTTGTTCTGGTCGCGGATATTGACCGAGGCGGTGTGTTTGCTTCTATCGTCGGAACGCTGGAACTGCTTGAAGAGCATGAACGGAGCCGGGTAAAAGGCTTCATTATCAATAAATTCCGGGGGGATGCTACGATCCTGCAGCCTGGGCTCGACTGGCTGGAGCAGCGTACGGGGATACCTGTCCTTGGCGTGGTCCCCCACCTGAACGGGATCGATATCGAGGCCGAGGATTCGGTGGCCCTGGATCATCAGGAGGATAACCTGAATCCGGATGCCGACATCGATGTCGCTGTTATCCGGTTACCCCGGATTTCCAACTTTACGGATACCGACCCGCTCGGGGCTGAACCGGATGTACAGGTGCGTTATGTACAGAGTCCTGAGGAACTGGGCAATCCCGATGTCATTCTGCTGCCCGGAACGAAGAACACACTGGCTGACCTGGGCTTTTTGCGGGAATCGGGACTGGCGGAAGCTGTAAGGAAAAAGGTCGAGTCCGGAACCCGTCTTGTGGGCATTTGCGGTGGATACCAGATGCTGGGGGTGAGGCTGAGCGATCCCCATCAAGTGGAGTCGGAGGAAGGCGAAGCGGCCGGACTGGGATTTTTGCCGGCGGAAACGGTCTTTTATCCCGATAAACGAACGGAGAGAGTCCGGGGAACTGTAGCTTGCAATCATCCGGAATGGCTGGAGCTGCAAGGCATTTCCGTGGAGGGTTACGAAATTCATATGGGCAAAACGGAGAAGCTGGAACCCGTGGAAGGTCTGTTTCAAATCGGCAGTCATGAAGACGGCTTGCTGTCGGCCGACGGGAGGATATGGGGTACTTATTTCCACGGGATATTCGAAAACGATGAATTCCGGCGTAAATGGCTTAATCTGATCCGGCAGGAAAAAGGGCTTGCCCCTCTTCAAACGGACATCCATTTCCAGAGACGCAAAACGGCAGCGTTCGATCGATTGGCAGACCATGCCAGAGCGCATCTCGATATCGACAAGATTTACCGGATTGCCGGATTAAAATAAGGAAGGAACCCGAGCCATCGTGAGAGCGGAAATGGTTCGGGTTCTTTTCCTTTTGGTCAAAAACAAAACCTTCCAGACAATGGATATTGCGCCAGCGACGAACTGATGTGATTATTATGCTTCAATATTTTTCTAGGAGAAGCTATTATTAGCTTTATTTATCTATGGAGGTATAACGGATGAGAAGCTATTTTGTTAATAATGGATCAGTAGCTTTGCATGTACTGGAGAATGGAGTTGCTTCTTCTGATGTGCCATCACTTCTGATTATTGGCGGATTATGGGAACCTGCGGAGAGAGCGATCCCCCTTCTGTCTGGGATTTCGAGTCATGTTGTCGCGTTTAGCTTTCGTGGTCGAGGTTTAAGCTCGACGCCCCAATCAGGCTATGATCTTACGGATCACCTTACTGATATTGAAGCGATTGTTAAACATTGTGAACTTCAGAAATACTGCGTGCTAGGATTTTCTAGAGGAGCATCTTACGCCCTAGGGTGGAGTATACAGAATCAACATAATATGCAGGGTCTTATACTTGTGGACCAACCACCTATACATAGAAGCCTTACAGCAGAAACTGTACAAATGTGGCGTGAACTTGTTTACTTACAGGTTCCTATTTTAAACTTCATGCGCTCGGAAGCGCTTGAGGCGCTGGGAAATGATGCGAAGGAAGTAGACTTTTCTCCGCAATTATCGCAAATACAGTTACCCGTAAGTCTTTTTGTCGGTAAAAATAAGGAATCCGTTATTCCATCGAATATTTCTGATGAAACCTTGCATTTGTATACTCAATCCTTTCCTTCTTGCCAAGTTGTTGACTTTCTGCAGTCTGGACACATGATTCCTGATGAGGAAGAAGATAAGTATATTGCTGAAGTGAACTTATTTATTAAGAAAATCTCAAAATAACTGTAACCTGACTATAAAAGGGGCAACAAGAATCAATGTTATCGAAAG from Paenibacillus sophorae encodes:
- the cbiB gene encoding adenosylcobinamide-phosphate synthase CbiB, whose amino-acid sequence is MFVITAIVIDLLVGDPRGIPHPVIGIGKIISATESALRKWGTGRARERALGVLLVLVVLSAVYAAAFLILWLAGLIHPIFRSLAEVWLISTTIAIKGLGDAAMQVFRPLAKGDLDSARTYVGYIVGRETHALSEREVTRATVETVAENIVDAVVAPLFYALLGGAPLALLYRAVNTLDSMVGYKNDKYRYFGWASARLDDVLNYIPARITGLLLWAAALTTKGLNAGRAWQAMRRDAAKHPSPNSGIPEAAVAGALGIQLGGFNSYGGIVSERARMGTAIRELAAEDIRQTIKILRLTAALIMILLLLAAGSLFIGEIK
- the cobS gene encoding adenosylcobinamide-GDP ribazoletransferase codes for the protein MRQWLISLIVAFQFLTRLPIPVQVEYDKRYVSRSVLFYPVVGFVIGFILYLALVVLSSGSAPLDAAVVLLIWTLLTGGLHLDGLMDTADGLGSHRPREQMLAIMKDSRVGAMGVLAAFFVLLVKWASLWTLLDRLRQGSISGSMLLCLLLTIPAVSRGAMVAAIIRRPYIGGEQGMGGLFQEARAGYLAGAILLLLFPVILQPSYGWFWLSGIQAAAAWLCVSHFVRRLGGLTGDTYGALNELVETAGLLAAVYILF
- the cobD gene encoding threonine-phosphate decarboxylase CobD, whose amino-acid sequence is MLERNGHGGDLTTAVELFGVPAREMLDFSANINPLGPPPGLKDVLHKEWTGLVHYPDPESRELRTAISQKYNIEPASILVGNGAAEVIDLIVRGFKPGRVAVVDPAFLEYAEAALKAGAEVLSVPASADDGFAIPEEALLAACEEADLLFIGQPNNPTGQWLSREAVVRLADTAIAHNTILVLDEAFIDFFEDEKELSFIREAAFSRHVIVIRSMTKFYGIPGLRLGYAASHPDNISFIRKLQVPWSVNHLAQKAGVFALNQTEYETRTKRLVAVERAWLEEELKRIGCLPYPGKANFMLVRTAASGPDASELQLTLGRQGILIRGCTGFTGLDTRYFRIAVRTCMENERLIAALRNTLCNRQGAEGTDWTSR
- a CDS encoding histidine phosphatase family protein; protein product: MDVPLTKIIFARHGATDWNTQRRYIGHTDLPLNELGRNQAKELGSALARFRLDAIYCSDLRRARETAAEVQRAVFEAGRSRPPIISDARLRETDFGWIEGLTYEEAMARFPEEMTRWYEQMEMQTPPGGKESLSEVRSRVCHFMKEVSGQDYSKIVIVTHGGVINSWLAHIGKKPFWENPLKHGEWTECDGQEVRETE
- a CDS encoding cobyric acid synthase; translation: MFQGTASDVGKSIITTAVCRIFYQDGFKTAPYKSQNMALNSYVTLCGKEIGRAQGVQAEACGITATTDMNPILIKPTRDMTAQVVVHGRPHAEMSARRYREEYLPIAGTIVRDALDRLKSEYDVIVIEGAGSPAEINLKDRDIVNMRLAAWADAPVVLVADIDRGGVFASIVGTLELLEEHERSRVKGFIINKFRGDATILQPGLDWLEQRTGIPVLGVVPHLNGIDIEAEDSVALDHQEDNLNPDADIDVAVIRLPRISNFTDTDPLGAEPDVQVRYVQSPEELGNPDVILLPGTKNTLADLGFLRESGLAEAVRKKVESGTRLVGICGGYQMLGVRLSDPHQVESEEGEAAGLGFLPAETVFYPDKRTERVRGTVACNHPEWLELQGISVEGYEIHMGKTEKLEPVEGLFQIGSHEDGLLSADGRIWGTYFHGIFENDEFRRKWLNLIRQEKGLAPLQTDIHFQRRKTAAFDRLADHARAHLDIDKIYRIAGLK
- a CDS encoding alpha/beta fold hydrolase, with the translated sequence MRSYFVNNGSVALHVLENGVASSDVPSLLIIGGLWEPAERAIPLLSGISSHVVAFSFRGRGLSSTPQSGYDLTDHLTDIEAIVKHCELQKYCVLGFSRGASYALGWSIQNQHNMQGLILVDQPPIHRSLTAETVQMWRELVYLQVPILNFMRSEALEALGNDAKEVDFSPQLSQIQLPVSLFVGKNKESVIPSNISDETLHLYTQSFPSCQVVDFLQSGHMIPDEEEDKYIAEVNLFIKKISK